In Bythopirellula goksoeyrii, a single window of DNA contains:
- a CDS encoding DUF1559 family PulG-like putative transporter — protein MAKYKRSKFGFTLVELLVVIAIIGVLVALLLPAIQAARESARRMDCINKLKQMGIAVHNLVDAQGVLPTGGDGIFPEIEDYVTPYRSPDGKPNGPERQGLSAFYQILPYLEQNALHGLNNTSALQATTVTLYYCPSRRGATITEAQEASILGQPVALIDYATATPCTCKTPTCEQRFNPRDSVPLTPQIQAAHHGSATPPANNNGWSFFRGRAGGGSGGPDNSVYDGAIVRTRWRHDWGNHTNALARSRAYGLNNQAEIGFEAVTDGLSNTLVIGEKLVPSNQYDGGGYSDDKGWTDGWDPDTVRSTCFAPYGDSDAFVLSPTNSNMFGRAVDLWYFGSAHPGTFNAVFADGSCHSLSFDVDVELLNRLGARNDGQIVDLEF, from the coding sequence ATGGCTAAATACAAGCGTTCGAAGTTTGGCTTTACCTTAGTAGAATTGCTCGTCGTGATTGCCATTATCGGCGTGCTGGTCGCATTGCTGTTGCCCGCGATTCAGGCGGCAAGGGAATCGGCGCGGCGCATGGATTGCATCAATAAGCTCAAGCAAATGGGAATCGCTGTCCACAATCTCGTCGATGCGCAAGGCGTGCTCCCTACGGGAGGAGACGGCATTTTCCCCGAGATAGAAGACTATGTAACACCTTATCGAAGTCCTGACGGCAAACCAAATGGACCCGAAAGACAGGGGCTCTCAGCCTTCTATCAGATCCTGCCCTACTTGGAACAGAATGCATTGCATGGTCTGAATAATACTTCGGCACTACAGGCAACCACCGTCACTCTCTACTACTGCCCCTCTCGCCGTGGCGCCACAATCACTGAGGCCCAGGAGGCAAGCATTCTAGGACAGCCCGTTGCACTGATTGACTATGCAACGGCAACCCCTTGCACGTGCAAAACGCCAACATGCGAACAGAGATTCAACCCGCGCGACTCGGTCCCGCTGACCCCGCAGATTCAAGCCGCGCATCACGGCAGCGCCACTCCTCCCGCAAATAACAACGGTTGGTCGTTTTTTCGAGGACGTGCGGGTGGTGGTAGCGGCGGTCCTGACAACTCGGTTTATGATGGTGCAATCGTGCGGACCCGCTGGAGGCATGATTGGGGAAATCACACAAACGCATTGGCTCGCTCACGCGCCTATGGATTGAACAACCAGGCCGAGATAGGATTTGAGGCCGTCACTGATGGGCTAAGCAACACTTTGGTCATCGGGGAAAAGCTTGTTCCCAGCAATCAATACGATGGGGGTGGGTACTCGGACGACAAAGGCTGGACTGATGGTTGGGACCCCGACACGGTACGCTCGACATGCTTTGCACCGTACGGAGACTCCGATGCTTTCGTATTGAGCCCTACCAATAGCAATATGTTTGGTCGAGCAGTAGATCTCTGGTATTTCGGTTCCGCGCATCCGGGGACTTTCAATGCAGTTTTTGCAGATGGGTCCTGCCACTCCTTGTCCTTCGATGTCGATGTCGAGTTGCTAAATCGGTTGGGTGCGCGAAACGACGGCCAAATCGTCGATCTAGAATTCTAG
- a CDS encoding CRTAC1 family protein, with protein sequence MVTEAAGINHDATAPGSPQAPTFAQVQAGGAAAGDFDGDGWVDLYVTRYFDKDVLYRNNRDGTFVDVSSTVFLGGIEDVETNGATWGDIDNDGDLDLAVATMNEGRHRLYINDGLGHLAEQGSSRGLLIDGGAVNTRGTSFSMGDYDNDGYLDMYVTAWKDFVPSATPLQARLFRNEGAANPGHFVDVTSSAGVAVDITSGVHAGKELSFTPRFSDLDRDGHLDIAVIADGKASRVFWNQGDGTFADGTAVAGINTGTNDMGFTLGDFNGDGLLDWFATSIGFDTGTHPSGNRLFLNNGNRTFSDATDAAGVREGGWGWAADAFDFDNDGDLDIAHSNGMTIAFPFQNQSVFFRNDGDREQPQLVDVATQVGITDQEQGRGLLTFDYDRDGDLDMFVVNYSGPPMLYRNDGGNVQDWLDVRTVGDTSNRGGVGAYLTVTPDLSEPDVFYVREMNANSNYLAQSEMMAHFGLGDVETIDQVTVQWPSGYVQHFEDVAPNQVLVIGEGLLADFNRDDSVNDVDLQLWTTHFGGEATDEGSPGDADWDGDIDGADLLKWQRQYGRTLASGILSGVAGLNSTLVSGAANTVPEPHCSIVILTVLTAMTLPRRALEIQTRFFAGIVKSI encoded by the coding sequence TTGGTTACGGAAGCTGCCGGAATCAACCATGATGCGACCGCTCCAGGTTCACCGCAGGCTCCTACATTTGCTCAGGTCCAGGCGGGTGGGGCCGCCGCGGGTGATTTCGACGGTGACGGTTGGGTCGATCTCTATGTGACCCGCTACTTCGACAAGGACGTCCTGTATCGCAATAACAGAGATGGGACCTTTGTTGACGTCTCCTCCACCGTGTTTCTCGGCGGAATCGAAGACGTAGAGACAAATGGTGCAACGTGGGGTGATATCGACAATGATGGCGATCTCGATTTGGCTGTAGCAACAATGAATGAAGGCCGTCACCGGCTGTACATCAACGATGGCCTAGGGCATCTTGCCGAGCAGGGTTCATCTCGAGGACTTTTGATCGATGGGGGAGCGGTCAATACTCGAGGCACGAGTTTTTCTATGGGGGATTACGACAACGACGGCTATCTGGACATGTACGTCACCGCGTGGAAAGATTTTGTACCGAGCGCAACTCCACTTCAAGCCAGACTGTTCCGCAACGAAGGTGCCGCGAATCCAGGGCATTTTGTCGATGTAACCAGTTCTGCGGGGGTCGCAGTCGATATCACGTCAGGTGTTCACGCCGGCAAGGAACTCTCCTTCACACCGCGATTTTCAGATCTGGATCGAGATGGCCATCTCGACATAGCGGTCATTGCCGATGGCAAAGCTTCACGTGTTTTTTGGAATCAGGGCGATGGTACCTTCGCAGACGGAACTGCCGTCGCAGGTATCAATACGGGTACCAACGATATGGGCTTCACGCTTGGTGACTTCAACGGCGATGGCCTGCTCGACTGGTTTGCCACTTCGATTGGCTTCGATACGGGGACACATCCCTCAGGGAATCGGCTGTTTTTAAATAATGGCAACCGCACATTTAGCGATGCAACGGATGCAGCCGGAGTGCGCGAAGGGGGCTGGGGATGGGCCGCTGACGCCTTTGATTTTGACAACGATGGCGACCTGGACATCGCTCACAGCAACGGTATGACGATTGCATTTCCATTTCAGAACCAGTCGGTCTTCTTTCGCAACGACGGAGATCGTGAGCAGCCGCAGCTAGTTGATGTCGCGACTCAGGTAGGAATCACCGATCAGGAGCAGGGGCGCGGATTGCTTACTTTCGACTACGATCGTGACGGCGATCTCGATATGTTTGTTGTCAACTACAGTGGCCCACCCATGCTCTATCGCAACGATGGGGGGAATGTCCAGGATTGGCTTGATGTACGTACGGTCGGTGATACATCAAATCGAGGCGGAGTCGGTGCTTATCTCACGGTGACTCCCGATCTTTCGGAGCCGGATGTTTTCTATGTCCGCGAGATGAATGCCAATAGCAATTACTTGGCGCAGAGCGAAATGATGGCCCATTTTGGACTTGGTGACGTGGAGACCATCGACCAAGTGACTGTCCAGTGGCCCAGCGGCTATGTACAACATTTTGAGGATGTTGCTCCCAATCAAGTTCTGGTGATTGGTGAAGGACTGCTGGCAGATTTTAATCGTGACGATTCTGTTAACGACGTTGATCTACAACTTTGGACAACCCATTTTGGAGGCGAGGCAACCGATGAGGGCAGTCCAGGCGATGCCGACTGGGACGGAGATATCGACGGGGCTGACCTGCTAAAATGGCAGCGTCAGTATGGACGGACCCTAGCCAGCGGCATCCTTTCTGGAGTGGCTGGACTGAACAGCACCCTTGTCAGCGGAGCCGCGAACACGGTTCCCGAGCCTCACTGCTCGATAGTGATTTTGACCGTGTTGACGGCGATGACTTTGCCCCGAAGGGCCCTTGAAATTCAGACAAGATTCTTCGCAGGTATCGTCAAGTCAATTTAG
- a CDS encoding glycoside hydrolase family 5 protein — protein sequence MRMKHIYISCWMPIVGFCLSSLGIAGVTLAFATFLNPANCSGQIRFTGVNLFGAEFGESSLPGNYGQHYTYPIAAEVDYFLGEGMNTFRLPFRWERLQRSALAPLDATELSRMDTFVNYATSQGANVILDPHNFMRYFPDPNNFQTSSQGLVGVDPNVPISVFSDFWSQIADHYKDNDRVIFNLMNEPNSMQTSELVVAENAAIAAIRETGAENLILVPGNQWSGAWAWNETWYNGPNAVHMLNITDPLNNYAFDVHQYLDNNSSGGSQGIVSATIGQERLVNFTNWLQANNLRGFLGEFAVGDSTIGNGPSQIGDEAIDNMLSYMEANDDVWLGWAWWAAGPWYTNYFFSLEPNNLGQPNQSDRIQMDVLRPHFADVLGDLDGDGDVDEDDHGIWANAYALDDQGDIDGDGDTDGSDFLVWQRELWKTTTDRSQAFGATTAVPEPTSISLLLFLASASIAHRKAKLT from the coding sequence ATGCGTATGAAACACATTTACATATCCTGCTGGATGCCGATTGTTGGATTCTGCCTATCCAGTTTAGGTATCGCTGGTGTTACGCTTGCTTTCGCGACTTTTCTGAATCCGGCGAACTGTTCGGGGCAGATTCGGTTCACAGGCGTCAATCTCTTCGGAGCGGAATTTGGTGAGTCGTCGCTACCAGGAAATTACGGCCAACACTACACGTATCCTATTGCAGCTGAAGTCGATTACTTCCTAGGCGAGGGCATGAACACATTTCGCTTGCCGTTTCGCTGGGAGCGACTGCAGCGATCAGCATTGGCCCCCCTGGATGCTACGGAGTTGAGTCGCATGGACACGTTCGTCAATTACGCCACCTCTCAGGGAGCAAACGTCATTCTCGATCCCCACAATTTCATGCGATACTTTCCCGACCCGAATAACTTCCAAACCTCAAGCCAAGGTCTCGTTGGCGTAGATCCAAATGTCCCCATTTCTGTGTTTTCCGACTTCTGGTCTCAGATTGCGGATCACTACAAGGACAACGATAGGGTCATTTTCAATTTAATGAATGAACCCAATTCGATGCAGACCTCTGAACTGGTAGTAGCAGAAAACGCCGCAATTGCCGCCATTCGTGAGACAGGCGCAGAGAATCTCATCCTCGTCCCTGGCAACCAATGGTCGGGAGCCTGGGCTTGGAACGAAACCTGGTACAACGGACCCAACGCCGTTCACATGCTTAATATTACTGATCCCCTGAACAACTACGCTTTTGATGTCCATCAGTACCTCGACAACAATTCTTCTGGTGGCTCCCAAGGCATCGTCAGCGCCACGATTGGACAAGAGCGGCTCGTGAACTTCACGAACTGGTTGCAAGCAAACAACTTACGAGGCTTTCTAGGCGAGTTCGCAGTTGGCGATTCCACGATTGGCAACGGTCCTAGTCAAATTGGCGACGAAGCAATCGACAACATGCTTAGCTACATGGAAGCGAATGATGATGTCTGGCTCGGTTGGGCGTGGTGGGCCGCTGGTCCTTGGTATACCAATTACTTTTTCTCTTTGGAGCCCAATAATCTTGGTCAGCCCAATCAATCGGATCGTATCCAAATGGATGTGTTGCGACCCCATTTTGCCGACGTCCTAGGAGATTTGGATGGCGACGGAGACGTTGACGAAGATGACCATGGCATATGGGCCAACGCCTATGCCCTAGATGACCAAGGTGACATCGACGGAGACGGCGACACAGATGGCTCCGACTTCCTCGTCTGGCAGCGCGAGCTATGGAAGACCACAACAGACCGGTCGCAAGCATTTGGTGCGACCACTGCTGTCCCCGAGCCGACTTCGATCAGCCTGCTACTTTTTTTAGCTTCGGCCTCAATTGCCCACCGTAAGGCTAAATTGACTTGA